The Falco naumanni isolate bFalNau1 chromosome 1, bFalNau1.pat, whole genome shotgun sequence genome window below encodes:
- the WBP1 gene encoding WW domain-binding protein 1 — MERPGSGGAEGAWAALLGRQHQQAREYCPGVNNQPYVCETGHCCGETGCCTYYYELWWFWLLWTILILFSCCCAYRHRRAKLRLQQQQRQREINLIAYHGACNYPASMMDLRMLASFKLPAYEEVAHRPSTPPPPYSAILAQLSGPRSRLGSSSLTLSPSSENYTSCSCESSCATSPSSTSLSVQVTDETERSQASTPSEEGGTSSTGTGASWEQPAEEAPARRAPHKHTLFSSTMDFFEADCHPCSDIEEGEEEEGGTAREEGGSSGEHFRHRRLTGDSGIEVGRCQEEEEGEGEGTHLLGKASPTPSPRCGLPSQGSGEGPSSPALPV; from the exons ATGGAGCGGCCCGGGAGCGGCGGCGCCGAGGGGGCCTGGGCCGCGCTGCTGGGCCGGCAGCACCAGCAG GCCCGGGAGTACTGCCCGGGGGTGAACAACCAGCCCTACGTGTGCGAGACGGGGCACTGCTGCGGGGAGACCGGCTGCTGCACCTACTACTACGAGCTGTGGT GGTTCTGGCTCCTCTGGACCATCCTCAtcctcttcagctgctgctgcgcCTACCGGCACCGCCGGGCCAAGCTgcgcctgcagcagcagcagcggcagcgggAGATCAACCTCATCGCCTACCACGGTGCCTGCAACTACCCCGCCTCCATGATGGACCTCA GGATGCTGGCTTCCTTCAAGCTGCCTGCCTACGAGGAGGTGGCCCACCGCCCCAGTACACCGCCGCCGCCGTACAGCGCCATCCTGGCCCAGCTGAGCGGGCCCCGCAGCCgcctgggctccagcagcctcaCACTGTCTCCCAGCTCAGAGAACTACACCAGCTGCTCCTGCGAGTCAAGCTGCGCCACATCTCCCAGCAGCACCTCGCTCTCGGTGCAGGTGACAGACGAGACAGAGCGCAGCCAGGCCAGCACGCCCAGCGAGGAGGGCggcaccagcagcactggcaccggcgccagctgggagcagcctgctgAGGAAGCGCCAGCCCGCAGGGCCCCGCACAAGCACACCCTCTTCTCCTCCACCATGGACTTCTTTGAGGCTGACTGTCACCCCTGCTCCGACATCGAGgagggcgaggaggaggagggcggcACAGCTCGGGAGGAAGGTGGCAGCAGCGGCGAGCATTTCCGGCACCGGCGCCTGACAGGGGACTCGGGCATCGAGGTGGGGCgctgccaggaggaggaggagggtgagggTGAGGGCACCCACCTCCTGGGCAAGGCCAGCCCCACACCCTCGCCCCGGTGCGGGCTGCCGAGCCAGGGGAGTGGTGAGGGGCCCAGCtcgcctgccctgcctgtctgA
- the INO80B gene encoding INO80 complex subunit B — protein sequence MSKAWRRGRMEGGEHGEEAEAGGGHGSHKKKHKKHKKKHKKKHHHEVAGPPPEPTAGLRKPQLKLKIKLGGQILGTKSVPTFTVVPEAPRSPSPLMVADEEEEPTEGVPIEQYRAWLDEDSNLDPSPLPDLDSENCFPSREDDDEEEERWLDALEKGELDDNGELKKEVDESLLTARQKALLHKQQSQPLLELPMGYKAKELTEEMLVKREERARKRRLQAAKKAEENKNQTIERLTKTNKAKVKTLRERRAKQASCPVVHYCNATDRITVSFPAGMALPLLPTPAPTVPTPVLCGVAGCSNHKRYACSRTGLPLCSLACYRRNLQLQEAVA from the exons ATGAGCAAGGCCTGGCGGCGCGGCAGGATGGAGGGCGGCGAGCACG GGGAAGAGGCCGAAGCGGGCGGCGGGCACGGCTCCCACAAGAAGAAGCACAAGAAGCACAAGAAGAAGCACAAGAAGAAGCACCACCACGAGgtggcggggccgccccccgaGCCCACCGCCGGGCTGCGCAAGCCCCAGCTCAAGCTCAAGATCAAGCTCGGGGGGCAGATCCTGGGCACCAAGAG CGTGCCGACTTTCACAGTGGTCCCCGAGGCACCGCGCTCGCCCTCCCCGCTGATGGTGGcggatgaggaagaggagcccaCGGAGGGGGTGCCCATCGAGCAGTACCGGGCCTGGCTGG ATGAGGACAGCAATCTGGACCCGTCGCCCCTGCCAGACCTGGACTCAGAGAATTGCTTTCCCAGCCGTGAGGATGATGATGAAGAAGAGGAGCGCTGGCTTGATGCCCTTGAAAAGGGCGAGCTGGATGATAATGGGGAGCTCAAGAAGGAGGTGGACGAGTCACTACTGACAGCCCGACAG AAAGCCCTCCTGCacaagcagcagagccagccactgctggagctgcccaTGGGCTACAAGGCAAAGGAGCTGacagaggagatgctggtgaAGCGAGAGGAGCGAGCCCGCAAGCGGCGCCTGCAGGCGGCCAAGAAGGCAGAGGAGAACAAGAACCAGACCATCGAGCGCCTGACTAAGACCAACAAGGCCAAGGTGAAGACGCTGCGGGAGCGCAGGGCCAAGCAGGCCTCCTGCCCCGTCGTTCACTACTGCAACGCCACCGACCGCATCACCGTCTCCTTCCCGGCAGGCATggccctgcccctgctgcccaccccggCCCCCACTGTGCCCACACCTGTCCTCTGCGGCGTCGCTGGCTGCTCCAACCACAAGCGCTATGCCTGCTCCCGCACTGGGCTGCCGCTCTGCAGCCTGGCCTGCTACAGGAGGAATcttcagctgcaggaggcagtggcctag
- the MOGS gene encoding mannosyl-oligosaccharide glucosidase, whose product MKTRSPRALVTGLMWLQQGEGGGSLRHTCEQSDGLSRYGWLMHDGVNFGVQEIRDKGLFLKTEFVKRLGGEHGGDWSWRITARMEGVGTPVPLLSLFFYVATDGQGTLKPHLENRTRLAAVTGTAEELGSFTLTFLRPTTESREDPKYASYNYLEAASPGLHRLTEVVRSSLSNRFVFTPPGGPRRRFFAVDTFQGLPGEHPREGQLLLHQVTLEPPGIVEVTFESGSVVGRPGRLAGGALSAALSQHVAAFEQRFEETFGLGRKGFPLPQQRFAQAALSDLLGGMGYFHGRSLVQSPLQERPVAAPEAVLFTAVPSRSFFPRGFLWDEGFHQLLLARWDPVLSREVIAHWLDLMNTEGWIPREQILGEEARAKVPPEFLLQHSETANPPTLLLALQRLLPNAPLPYLRRLFPRLHAWYNWYNQTQAGPLPLTFRWRGRDTQPERFLNPKTLASGLDDYPRASHPSPEERHLDLRCWMALASRVLAEVAERLGEPAGPYRVMEQALSDNGLLEQLHWAPELGAFADYGNHSAAVGLRWQSPAPPAPGQPPAAPQLVREVREAPRLRFVGALGYVSLFPLLLQLLRPDSPRLPAVLAAMRSEQQLWTPFGLRSLARDSPLYMQRNTQHDPPYWRGSIWVNINYLALQALHSYANTEGPQREQAAELYRELRHNLVANLYRQHAESGFLWEHYSDSTGRGQGCHPFAGWSALVVLAMAEDY is encoded by the exons ATGAAGACACGTAGCCCACGAGCTCTCGTTACCG GGCTGATGTGGCTTCAGCAAGGCGAGGGGGGAGGCAGCTTACGCCACACCTGCGAGCAGAGTGACGGTCTGTCGCGATATGGCTGGTTGATGCACGACGGGGTGAATTTCGGGGTGCAGGAGATTCGAGACAAAGGCTTGTTCTTAAAAACCGAATTCGTTAAACGACTGGGAGGGGAGCACGGAGGGGATTGGAGTTGGCGCATCACTGCACGGATGGAG GGTGTGGGCACCCCAGTCCcgctcctctccctcttcttctACGTCGCCACAGACGGGCAGGGGACACTGAAGCCACACCTGGAGAACAGGACACGGCTGGCTGCTGTGACAGGGACAGCGGAGGAGCTGGGGAGCTTCACCCTCACCTTCCTCCGTCCCACTACTGAGAGCAGGGAGGACCCCAAATACGCCAG CTACAACTACCTGGAGGCAGCAAGCCCAGGGCTGCACCGCCTGACTGAGGTAGTGCGGAGTAGCCTGAGCAACCGCTTCGTCTTCACCCCACCgggggggccccgccgccgcttcTTCGCCGTCGACACCTTtcaggggctgccaggggaaCACCCACGTGAgggacagctgctgctgcaccaggtGACGCTGGAGCCACCGGGCATCGTGGAGGTGACCTTCGAGTCAGGCAGCGTGGTGGGCCGGCCCGGCCGGCTGGCAGGGGGCGCGCTGTCGGCGGCACTCTCGCAGCATGTGGCTGCCTTCGAGCAGCGCTTTGAGGAGACCTTCGGGCTGGGCCGTAAGGGCTTCCCCCTACCGCAGCAGCGCTTCGCCCAGGCTGCTCTCAGCGATCTCCTGGGAGGGATGGGCTACTTCCACGGGCGCTCGCTGGTGCAGTCCCCCCTGCAGGAGCGACCCGTTGCCGCCCCTGAGGCCGTTCTCTTCACTGCCGTCCCCTCCCGCTCTTTCTTCCCCCGCGGCTTCCTCTGGGATGAGGGcttccaccagctgctgctggcacgcTGGGACCCAGTGCTGAGCCGGGAGGTGATTGCTCACTGGCTGGACCTGATGAACACTGAGGGATGGATACCCCGGGAGCAGATTCTGGGGGAGGAGGCACGAGCCAAGGTGCCCCCCGAgttcctcctgcagcacagcgaGACGGCCAACCCCCCAACATTACTGCTGGCGCTGCAGCGGCTGCTGCCCAACGCCCCCCTGCCCTACCTGCGCCGCCTCTTCCCCCGCCTGCACGCCTGGTACAACTGGTACAACCAGACGCAGGCTGGGCCCCTGCCCCTCACCTTCCGCTGGCGTGGCCGTGACACCCAGCCCGAGCGCTTCCTCAACCCCAAGACACTGGCCTCGGGGCTGGATGACTATCCCCGTGCCTCCCACCCCTCACCTGAGGAGCGGCATCTGGACCTGCGCTGCTGGATGGCGCTGGCCTCCCGTGTGCTGGCGGAGGTGGCCgagcggctgggggagccgGCTGGGCCCTACCGGGTGATGGAGCAGGCACTGAGTGACAAcgggctgctggagcagctgcactGGGCCCCAGAACTGGGTGCCTTTGCCGATTATGGCAACCACAGCGCAGCTGTGGGGCTGCGCTGGcagtccccagcccccccggctcCAGGTCaaccccctgcagccccacagctggtGCGGGAGGTGCGGGAGGCCCCGCGGCTCCGCTTCGTGGGGGCCCTGGGCTATGTTAGCCTCttcccgctgctgctgcagctgctgcgcCCTGACTCACCACGGCTGCCCgctgtgctggctgccatgcgcagtgagcagcagctctggacaCCCTTTGGGCTGCGCTCACTGGCCCGTGACAGCCCGCTCTACATGCAGCGCAACACCCAGCACGACCCCCCATACTGGCGCGGCTCCATTTGGGTCAACATCAACTACCTGGCACTGCAGGCACTGCACAGCTATGCCAACACTGAGGGGCCACAGcgggagcaggcagcagagctgtacCGTGAGCTGCGCCACAACCTGGTGGCCAACCTGTACCGGCAGCACGCTGAGAGCGGCTTCCTCTGGGAGCACTACAGTGACAGCACCGGGCGCGGGCAGGGCTGCCACCCTTTTGCTGGCTGGTCCGCACTGGTTGTGCTGGCAATGGCTGAAGACTACTAg